One segment of Candidatus Melainabacteria bacterium DNA contains the following:
- the dnaJ gene encoding molecular chaperone DnaJ, whose product MAKRDYYEVLGLSKNASPEEIKKSFRNKARNLHPDNKESGDEAAFKELAEAYEVLSDEQKRATYDRYGHDGVKGSTRGFDNVDFSSMAGFGIDDFIDFFFGGGMRSGGRRGGPEQGAHLKYDLEIEFLEAVFGTEKKINIRRLEECTACEGSGAAPGSNPVTCVACAGMGQVQQVVNSWFGQTMRVIECPTCHGSGQKIEKPCRECKGEALIRKSREFQLKIPAGIEPGSRLRLTSAGDKGRRGGPFGDLFVIIHVKEHKHFIRDGETIHLRQPISFSMAALGGEMMVPTVDGPHQLKIPAGVQHGTTQIMRELGVPRFNNPSRRGDQVVHLVVETPTKLSSEERTLLEQLAELRNERLHLSKEELAEIEARKEAAAKEAAAATAAKAGAAGKSKGKKEEEKEKEKEESIIDKIVDVFRPKNGDEAK is encoded by the coding sequence ATGGCAAAACGAGATTATTACGAAGTGCTGGGTCTCTCCAAGAACGCCAGCCCTGAGGAAATCAAAAAAAGCTTCCGCAACAAAGCACGCAATCTGCATCCGGACAATAAGGAAAGCGGAGACGAAGCGGCGTTCAAGGAGCTGGCAGAGGCTTATGAAGTCCTTTCAGATGAGCAAAAACGTGCCACTTACGACCGTTATGGTCACGATGGAGTAAAAGGCAGCACGCGCGGCTTCGACAACGTCGACTTCAGCTCGATGGCAGGTTTCGGCATCGACGATTTCATCGACTTTTTCTTCGGTGGAGGCATGCGCAGCGGCGGACGTCGCGGCGGTCCCGAGCAAGGTGCACACCTGAAATATGACCTCGAGATTGAGTTTCTTGAAGCAGTTTTCGGTACTGAGAAGAAAATAAATATTCGCCGCCTGGAAGAATGTACCGCCTGTGAGGGTTCAGGGGCTGCTCCAGGAAGCAACCCTGTCACTTGCGTCGCCTGTGCCGGGATGGGGCAAGTGCAGCAGGTCGTGAACAGCTGGTTTGGTCAAACCATGCGCGTGATTGAATGCCCGACCTGCCATGGCAGCGGACAGAAGATTGAGAAACCCTGCCGCGAGTGCAAAGGCGAAGCTCTGATTCGCAAGAGTCGCGAGTTTCAACTGAAGATTCCTGCTGGTATTGAACCTGGTTCCAGATTGCGCCTTACCTCAGCCGGTGATAAAGGCAGACGTGGCGGACCTTTCGGGGACCTGTTCGTAATCATTCATGTCAAAGAGCATAAGCACTTTATACGTGATGGCGAGACTATTCACTTGCGTCAACCGATCAGCTTCTCAATGGCTGCTCTTGGTGGCGAAATGATGGTGCCTACCGTCGACGGACCGCATCAACTGAAAATTCCAGCTGGTGTACAGCATGGCACCACTCAGATTATGCGTGAACTCGGCGTGCCCCGTTTCAACAATCCGTCGCGGCGTGGAGACCAGGTTGTGCACCTCGTTGTTGAGACTCCAACTAAACTCAGCTCCGAAGAACGCACACTGTTGGAACAGCTGGCTGAGTTGAGAAACGAAAGACTGCATCTCTCAAAAGAAGAGTTGGCAGAGATCGAAGCCAGAAAAGAAGCTGCAGCTAAAGAAGCTGCGGCAGCGACTGCAGCCAAGGCTGGAGCCGCCGGTAAGAGCAAAGGTAAGAAAGAAGAAGAGAAGGAAAAGGAAAAGGAAGAATCGATTATCGACAAGATCGTGGATGTTTTCCGTCCCAAAAATGGTGATGAGGCGAAGTAG
- a CDS encoding TrmH family RNA methyltransferase yields the protein MSPQALTIETRCPFSDCLAVFSLPLSSQDPKASRPIAGVCPTCNRRASFKPLSILLKLERQVGQHSVLQPGLEAVHGSDPSVSRYPFALSALVEDVRSLWNVGSIFRSADGAGFGQLFLSGITGCPPRKEIAKTSLGAEDHLVWSYHLSAVDVIPQLKKSGVLIVGLERNQQSIDLEQTLSADELQTPLCLIVGNEVTGLSVEALDLCDVVCHLPMKGFKESLNVAVAFGVAAYLLSSKFLPHDAESLNQNTASAVHKSGDFECGTD from the coding sequence GTGTCCCCGCAGGCTTTGACGATCGAGACGAGATGTCCTTTTTCTGACTGTCTGGCTGTTTTTTCACTGCCGCTATCGAGTCAGGACCCGAAGGCCTCGCGTCCTATCGCAGGCGTCTGCCCGACTTGCAATCGCAGAGCCAGTTTCAAACCTCTCTCTATTTTGCTCAAGCTGGAGCGGCAGGTTGGGCAGCATTCCGTCTTGCAGCCGGGTCTGGAGGCTGTTCACGGCTCTGACCCGTCTGTCTCTCGTTATCCCTTCGCGCTCTCTGCTCTGGTTGAGGATGTGCGCAGCTTGTGGAACGTCGGTTCTATTTTTCGATCTGCTGACGGCGCCGGGTTTGGTCAGTTATTTTTGAGCGGCATTACCGGCTGCCCGCCGCGTAAGGAGATAGCTAAAACAAGTTTGGGCGCCGAAGACCATCTCGTCTGGAGTTATCATCTCAGCGCTGTCGATGTGATTCCGCAATTGAAAAAGTCCGGTGTGCTTATCGTTGGGCTTGAACGAAACCAGCAAAGTATCGACCTCGAACAGACTCTGAGCGCTGACGAATTGCAGACGCCGCTGTGCTTGATTGTCGGTAATGAGGTGACGGGACTATCGGTAGAAGCGCTTGATTTGTGTGATGTAGTCTGTCATCTGCCGATGAAAGGATTCAAAGAATCGTTGAATGTGGCAGTCGCTTTTGGAGTTGCTGCGTATTTGCTCTCCTCGAAATTTCTGCCGCATGATGCTGAGAGCCTGAATCAGAATACGGCTTCGGCAGTGCATAAATCCGGCGATTTCGAGTGCGGAACTGATTAG
- the dnaK gene encoding molecular chaperone DnaK: MSTDRIIGIDLGTTYSCVAIMEAGKPVIIENAEGARTTPSVVAFTRNGERLVGQLGKRQAVTNPSRTIQSIKREMGSNHRVTIEGVSHSPEQISAMILQKLKADTESYLGEKISRAVITVPAYFNDSQRQATRDAGQIAGLDVMRIINEPTASALAYGLNKLEEHSTILIFDLGGGTFDVSILEITDGVFEVKATSGNNRLGGDDFDQCIIDWLVSEFLEQTGIDLSNDLMATQRLKETAEKTKIELSTAMVSEVHLPFLTADDTGPKHLETALTRAKFNELTAHLVEATLGPLHQALEDSELNPEQIEHIILVGGSTRIPAVQDAIRRFFNKEPSKSVNPDEAVALGAAIQASILAGEVQDVLLLDVIPLSLGIETAGGLFTRIIERNTTIPTSRTMTFTTTENGQTSVEVHVLQGERELASANKSLAKFHLSGIPAAPRSVPKIEVTFDIDADGIVHCSARDYGSGIKHSVTIQRSTGLSPDEVESYQKEAEQFAEQDKVVKDEISAKIRAEGLVAESKRTIEKYGERVEKNFVDKVSRASDLVLEALEKANPDEIKSATAGLDVALMELGSAIHSGNRSGTPGTKKRPLTSESGPIELGEVGRQTIETSANPE, translated from the coding sequence ATGAGTACTGACAGAATCATCGGTATCGACCTGGGCACCACATATTCGTGTGTAGCGATTATGGAAGCTGGTAAACCGGTCATTATCGAGAATGCTGAAGGCGCTCGCACAACACCATCTGTGGTTGCGTTTACACGCAATGGTGAAAGACTGGTTGGGCAACTGGGCAAACGCCAGGCTGTAACCAATCCGTCGCGCACCATCCAATCGATTAAACGTGAGATGGGTTCCAATCACCGGGTGACCATAGAAGGAGTCTCGCACAGTCCGGAACAGATTTCGGCGATGATTCTGCAAAAGCTGAAAGCCGACACTGAGTCTTACCTGGGCGAAAAAATTTCTCGTGCAGTGATTACCGTACCTGCTTATTTCAACGATTCGCAGCGGCAGGCAACCCGCGATGCCGGGCAAATCGCCGGTCTCGACGTCATGCGTATCATCAACGAGCCGACTGCATCAGCTCTGGCGTACGGATTGAACAAGCTCGAAGAGCACTCGACTATCTTGATATTTGATTTGGGTGGTGGCACATTTGATGTCAGCATTCTTGAGATTACTGACGGCGTATTCGAAGTCAAAGCAACCAGCGGCAATAATCGTCTCGGTGGCGACGATTTTGATCAGTGCATCATAGACTGGCTTGTTTCCGAGTTTCTGGAGCAGACGGGCATCGATTTATCGAACGATTTGATGGCGACGCAGCGATTGAAAGAGACAGCGGAGAAAACAAAGATCGAGCTTTCCACGGCCATGGTCAGTGAAGTTCATTTGCCATTTCTCACCGCCGACGATACCGGTCCGAAACATCTGGAAACTGCATTGACTCGGGCCAAGTTTAACGAGTTGACGGCGCATCTGGTGGAAGCGACTCTGGGACCGTTGCATCAAGCTCTGGAAGATTCTGAACTGAATCCTGAACAAATCGAGCATATCATTCTCGTCGGCGGTTCAACTCGAATTCCCGCAGTGCAGGATGCGATTCGCCGTTTCTTCAACAAAGAACCTTCTAAGTCCGTTAATCCAGATGAAGCAGTGGCTCTTGGAGCGGCCATCCAGGCCTCTATTTTGGCTGGGGAAGTGCAGGATGTACTTTTGCTCGACGTGATCCCGCTCTCCCTTGGTATTGAGACAGCGGGGGGACTTTTCACTCGCATTATCGAGCGCAATACCACTATTCCTACAAGCCGTACGATGACTTTTACAACCACTGAAAATGGTCAAACCTCAGTAGAGGTGCACGTTTTGCAGGGTGAGCGCGAGCTCGCTAGCGCCAACAAATCACTGGCTAAATTCCACCTTTCCGGCATTCCCGCTGCACCGCGGTCGGTGCCAAAGATCGAAGTGACGTTTGATATCGATGCCGATGGCATTGTTCATTGCAGTGCCCGTGACTACGGCTCCGGCATCAAGCACTCAGTAACGATTCAGCGCAGCACCGGTCTGAGCCCTGATGAAGTCGAATCTTATCAAAAGGAAGCAGAGCAATTTGCTGAGCAAGATAAGGTCGTAAAAGATGAAATATCCGCAAAAATTCGAGCCGAGGGTCTGGTCGCCGAGTCCAAGCGTACGATTGAAAAATATGGTGAACGAGTTGAGAAAAATTTCGTCGACAAAGTTAGCCGCGCTTCAGACTTGGTTCTAGAGGCATTGGAGAAGGCCAATCCGGACGAAATAAAATCGGCAACAGCCGGTCTGGATGTGGCTTTGATGGAATTGGGCAGTGCTATTCACTCGGGCAATCGAAGCGGAACACCGGGCACTAAGAAACGTCCGCTTACTTCAGAGAGCGGTCCGATCGAGCTGGGTGAGGTTGGACGCCAGACTATCGAGACGAGCGCTAACCCTGAGTGA
- a CDS encoding dipeptide epimerase codes for MIKRAAATKSPKKPASRRIDVTTTSLDKKIAISFEPLDLLTIHPFGIASGTAADSHNFLVKLSYKDIVGYGEASPVEYHGESPETAAALLKAWSETDIFGDDPFAIAEICRKMDKSIAGHNSVKAGIEMALHDICGKIANQPTYKMLGLSGLKQPVTDFTIGIASLEMIEKKTKEALDAGYKVLKVKQGTPYDKDIIKAVRKVAGDLPIRVDANGAWTPKQAIAMAEFLAEHNVQFIEQPVARTASVDDFRFVRERSPLPIYADESVSRAHDVAKFVGAVDGVVVKLAKTGGLLEAIKVIQTARAHGMQVMFGCMLETSLGITAAAHLSSLVDHLDLDGALLLSNDPFNGATYQDGILKLTELPGLGVTYK; via the coding sequence ATGATCAAGCGCGCAGCCGCAACGAAAAGTCCAAAGAAACCAGCCTCAAGGAGAATCGACGTGACAACCACAAGCCTCGACAAGAAAATTGCGATCAGCTTTGAACCTCTGGACCTTCTGACCATCCATCCGTTCGGGATTGCCTCCGGCACAGCGGCTGATTCGCATAATTTTCTGGTCAAATTGAGTTACAAAGATATCGTCGGTTATGGCGAAGCCTCCCCCGTTGAATACCACGGCGAAAGCCCTGAGACGGCTGCAGCGCTCTTGAAGGCGTGGTCTGAGACCGACATTTTCGGCGACGACCCATTCGCCATCGCAGAGATCTGCCGCAAAATGGACAAATCAATAGCCGGACACAACTCGGTCAAAGCCGGCATTGAGATGGCTTTGCATGACATTTGCGGCAAGATCGCCAACCAGCCCACCTACAAAATGTTAGGACTGTCTGGTCTGAAACAACCCGTAACTGACTTCACGATAGGCATCGCCAGCCTCGAGATGATTGAGAAGAAGACGAAGGAAGCCCTCGATGCCGGGTACAAAGTTCTAAAAGTGAAACAGGGCACGCCGTACGATAAAGACATCATCAAAGCTGTTCGCAAAGTAGCAGGCGACCTGCCCATCAGGGTAGATGCAAATGGTGCATGGACACCCAAGCAAGCGATTGCCATGGCAGAATTTCTGGCAGAACATAATGTTCAATTCATCGAGCAACCAGTCGCCCGAACAGCCAGCGTCGATGATTTCAGATTTGTTCGAGAGCGCTCGCCTTTGCCTATTTACGCAGACGAAAGCGTCTCACGAGCACACGACGTGGCAAAATTCGTCGGCGCCGTTGACGGGGTCGTAGTCAAATTGGCCAAGACCGGCGGACTGTTAGAAGCCATAAAAGTGATTCAAACCGCTCGAGCACACGGAATGCAGGTTATGTTCGGTTGCATGCTCGAAACCTCGTTAGGTATAACGGCCGCTGCCCATCTTTCCAGTCTCGTCGATCATCTCGATCTAGACGGCGCCCTGCTGCTCTCCAACGATCCATTCAACGGCGCCACCTATCAAGATGGCATTCTCAAACTGACAGAGCTGCCAGGACTCGGGGTCACGTACAAGTAG
- the grpE gene encoding nucleotide exchange factor GrpE — MATDDSGNLNGGTGAGAPEPEPEKPEDRANRMNAAKAFYRAMYAGEEVAPDDFGINGVAASAPAPAHSGPCPSCARLEAQAAEFEKQKNEAENFYKRIAADFENYRRRNDREREEAQGLGIQKAIEQILPALDDMDRARTSLANVSDPKAILDSMNLVFARFAKCLENTGVKQMDVIGEPFDPRLHEPVQEVETNECADGAVVHELRRGYLYKDKILRPALVNVASNPSGVVVKKESPAAAPASEPAPAAEPQAQAPAPEAPPAASSEAATAAPAPEATAAPAPEAPPAAPAAEAPAPAPSQEAAAAPTPDVAPVVDEIPAAPAAEAPVAAEETVAPAPHAEAPAEPPKKAIDKLKPTRVHTETQDLPVFKIEDYAESLAPEPELEMVEAVPVKAAEGGTIYDITDADTEDQPAGQEEPVGE; from the coding sequence ATGGCAACGGATGATAGCGGCAATCTGAACGGTGGCACTGGCGCTGGGGCGCCTGAACCTGAACCTGAAAAACCGGAAGATCGTGCAAACCGCATGAACGCCGCCAAGGCGTTTTATCGAGCGATGTATGCCGGTGAGGAAGTAGCGCCGGATGATTTCGGCATCAACGGCGTAGCGGCGTCCGCTCCTGCACCTGCACATTCGGGACCCTGTCCGAGCTGCGCCAGGTTGGAGGCGCAAGCTGCCGAGTTTGAGAAGCAGAAGAACGAGGCGGAGAACTTTTATAAACGAATAGCAGCTGACTTCGAGAACTACCGCCGTCGCAACGACCGCGAGCGTGAGGAAGCGCAGGGGCTGGGGATACAGAAAGCAATCGAGCAGATATTGCCGGCTCTCGACGATATGGACAGGGCGAGAACCAGCCTGGCCAACGTCTCCGACCCCAAGGCAATCCTGGACAGTATGAATCTTGTTTTCGCGCGGTTTGCCAAGTGTCTTGAAAATACCGGCGTCAAGCAGATGGATGTTATCGGTGAACCGTTTGATCCCCGACTGCATGAGCCAGTTCAGGAAGTTGAAACTAACGAATGTGCTGATGGCGCGGTTGTGCACGAACTGCGACGTGGATATCTCTACAAAGACAAAATTTTGAGACCGGCACTTGTTAATGTCGCCTCCAATCCAAGTGGCGTCGTGGTCAAGAAGGAGAGCCCGGCCGCGGCTCCCGCTTCCGAACCCGCCCCTGCGGCGGAACCACAGGCGCAAGCGCCTGCACCGGAAGCGCCTCCTGCAGCCTCGTCTGAGGCAGCAACCGCCGCTCCTGCACCCGAAGCGACTGCTGCGCCTGCCCCTGAAGCTCCTCCTGCTGCACCTGCAGCCGAGGCACCAGCGCCTGCGCCATCTCAAGAAGCTGCCGCCGCACCGACACCGGATGTCGCTCCAGTAGTTGACGAGATCCCAGCTGCTCCAGCGGCTGAGGCACCTGTCGCAGCGGAGGAAACGGTGGCCCCGGCGCCGCACGCCGAAGCGCCAGCGGAGCCGCCGAAAAAGGCTATCGACAAACTGAAGCCGACACGCGTGCATACTGAAACCCAAGATCTTCCTGTCTTCAAGATAGAAGACTATGCTGAGAGTCTGGCTCCAGAACCTGAGTTGGAAATGGTGGAGGCTGTGCCCGTAAAGGCTGCCGAAGGTGGCACCATATACGATATCACTGACGCCGACACCGAAGATCAACCAGCTGGGCAGGAAGAGCCAGTAGGTGAGTAG
- a CDS encoding adenosine deaminase, giving the protein MDDYIASLPKAELHLHIEGTFEPELIFKMAERNKITLPYDSVETLKKAYQFTDLQSFLDLYYACMNVLQTEEDFAELANAYFARASKQNVVHAEIFFDPQAHTGRGVPFRTVIDGLWSAVKDSKKNFGITTKMIMCFLRDLSAESAMETLDQAIPYGERIVAVGLDSAEVGNPPSKFTDVFAKARAAGFEATAHAGEEGPAEYVWEALNLLKVKRIDHGVRSMEDPKLVQHLVETATPLTVCPLSNIKLRVFDKMKDHNIKKMLGAGLKATINSDDPAYFGGYIGENFQSITDALDLSHDQLKTLAVNSINASFLSAAERQEYLNLFSRN; this is encoded by the coding sequence ATGGACGACTATATCGCGAGCTTGCCGAAGGCCGAATTGCACCTTCATATAGAAGGTACGTTCGAACCCGAGTTGATATTCAAAATGGCAGAGCGAAACAAAATCACTCTTCCTTACGATTCAGTCGAGACCTTGAAAAAGGCTTATCAGTTCACTGATTTGCAGTCGTTCCTGGATCTGTACTACGCCTGCATGAACGTGCTTCAAACCGAAGAAGATTTCGCCGAACTGGCCAACGCTTACTTCGCACGAGCAAGCAAGCAAAATGTCGTACACGCAGAAATATTTTTCGATCCACAAGCACACACCGGACGCGGTGTGCCTTTCAGAACCGTGATAGATGGTCTCTGGTCAGCCGTAAAAGACAGCAAGAAAAACTTTGGTATCACAACCAAAATGATCATGTGTTTCCTTCGCGACCTCAGTGCTGAATCAGCGATGGAAACTCTCGATCAGGCCATTCCATATGGCGAGCGGATCGTAGCTGTCGGGCTCGACTCTGCAGAAGTGGGCAATCCGCCGTCCAAATTCACTGATGTATTTGCCAAAGCCCGCGCCGCCGGATTCGAAGCCACAGCACACGCCGGTGAAGAAGGTCCTGCCGAATACGTTTGGGAAGCTCTGAATCTTTTGAAGGTGAAACGCATCGACCACGGCGTCAGGAGCATGGAAGACCCGAAACTAGTTCAACACCTGGTCGAGACAGCGACACCACTGACGGTGTGCCCGCTGTCAAACATCAAGCTCCGCGTTTTTGACAAAATGAAAGACCATAACATCAAAAAAATGCTTGGCGCGGGACTGAAAGCGACCATCAATTCTGACGATCCAGCCTACTTCGGCGGTTATATAGGCGAGAATTTCCAATCGATTACAGACGCTCTCGACCTGTCGCACGATCAGTTGAAAACGCTGGCTGTTAATTCGATTAACGCGTCGTTCCTGAGCGCAGCGGAAAGACAGGAATACCTGAATCTGTTTTCGAGAAATTAG
- the dnaB gene encoding replicative DNA helicase, with translation MNPEITSEAGAERLPPQSLDAEQAVLGALLVSAEGMTRIVDLLEAESFYRKSHQVIYSAMLDLYEKSEPIDIITLSQYLKDEGKLDSVGGRQYITDLSLAVATTANLEYYAKTVQQKALLRHLIKAGTEIVGYCYEETDAEVALDKAEHLVFSLAQKRDMNQLVHIKHIVEDSFAAIEKRYENREQLSGVPTGFYDLDAMTSGFQKSDLVILAARPSMGKTAFVLNLAHSAAVEAGVPVAIFSLEMSKEQLVQRMLCAEAQIDANRLRTGHMHTNDWTHLATAMGKLGESPVFIDDSAMLNSLEIRAKCRRLKSEMKGLGLIIIDYIQLMQGRKATDNRVQEVSEISRSLKQLARELSVPVIALSQLSRAVEARQNKRPMLSDLRESGSIEQDADIVMFIYRDEYYNPESDKRGEAEIIIAKQRNGPVGTVELLYQSSITRFLNKVHNQYEAQV, from the coding sequence ATGAACCCAGAGATAACTTCAGAAGCAGGCGCAGAGAGGCTACCACCACAGTCTCTTGACGCTGAACAAGCCGTTCTTGGCGCCCTCCTGGTGAGCGCGGAAGGAATGACGCGCATCGTCGACTTGCTAGAGGCTGAGTCTTTCTATCGAAAATCCCATCAAGTCATCTACTCGGCCATGTTGGACCTGTACGAGAAGAGTGAACCGATAGACATCATCACCCTCTCCCAGTATTTAAAGGACGAAGGCAAGCTCGATAGCGTGGGCGGTCGGCAATACATCACAGATCTGTCTCTTGCCGTAGCTACAACAGCCAACCTTGAATACTACGCAAAAACGGTTCAGCAGAAAGCGCTTCTCCGTCATCTAATCAAAGCCGGAACTGAAATCGTCGGTTATTGCTATGAAGAGACGGATGCAGAAGTTGCATTAGACAAAGCCGAACACCTCGTTTTCAGCCTGGCACAGAAGCGGGATATGAACCAGCTCGTGCACATCAAGCATATCGTCGAAGATTCATTCGCCGCTATCGAAAAACGATATGAAAATCGCGAGCAGCTATCAGGCGTTCCAACAGGTTTTTACGATCTTGATGCAATGACTTCAGGATTTCAAAAGTCGGATCTTGTCATTCTCGCTGCTCGCCCTTCTATGGGTAAAACAGCGTTCGTGCTTAACCTGGCTCACAGCGCCGCAGTGGAAGCCGGCGTGCCTGTCGCTATATTCAGTCTTGAAATGTCAAAAGAGCAACTTGTACAAAGAATGCTCTGTGCCGAAGCTCAGATTGACGCCAATCGTTTGCGCACAGGACACATGCACACAAATGACTGGACCCACCTCGCCACCGCCATGGGCAAACTCGGTGAATCGCCTGTCTTCATCGATGACTCGGCCATGCTCAACTCACTGGAAATCCGCGCTAAATGCCGGCGTCTGAAAAGCGAAATGAAGGGACTCGGTCTCATCATCATCGACTACATCCAGCTCATGCAAGGTCGAAAAGCAACCGATAACCGCGTTCAGGAAGTTTCAGAAATTTCCCGAAGCTTGAAGCAACTGGCGCGTGAACTCTCAGTACCCGTGATTGCGCTCTCTCAGCTTTCCCGCGCTGTAGAAGCTCGCCAAAACAAAAGACCGATGCTGTCAGACTTGAGAGAATCAGGCAGTATCGAGCAAGACGCAGATATTGTTATGTTCATCTATCGCGACGAATACTACAACCCGGAAAGCGACAAACGTGGCGAAGCCGAAATCATCATCGCCAAACAAAGAAACGGACCGGTTGGAACAGTTGAACTCCTCTACCAATCAAGCATCACGCGCTTTCTAAACAAAGTACATAATCAGTACGAAGCTCAAGTCTGA
- the acsA gene encoding acetate--CoA ligase → MKLVDKPAKSQKRDNSASTAGENTGAKSTPARAELIKKPAPRANIENYEQDYQSFNWDDAKKEISYFTGGKMNAAYNAVDRHMHDGRRNKVALYSVNAANKIEKLTFQDIYEQSNKMGNALKKLGVKKGDRVFVFLSRVPELYTSTIAIAKVGAIAGPLFSAFGPDALRDRLVDSEAKIIITSPALKPKLDAIRNQLPDLEYVIVVGGDKSQLGEREYTYEELVENESTKLQCEQMDPEDPLYLLYTSGTTGRPKGVVHVHNDIIGHHMTSKWVLDLRDDDIYWCTADPGWVTGTVYGIFGPWSLGASVVSYEGRFDAASWYALIDRLKVTVWYTAPTALRMLMKGGDEIVYQHSLESLRHILSVGEPLNAEVLRWGHKVYGLPIHDTWWQTETGMQLIVNLPCNPIKPGSMGKPLPGVYAAIVDDDGEEVPPGKEGKLVVRPGWPAMLREVWRNEEKYKEYFKIPGWYFSGDNALKDTDGFFWFIGRADDVINTAGHRVGPFEVESALIEHPSVIEAGVIGKPDAERGEIIKAFVVLANGVQQTNELLEEIKEFTKRQLAAHAYPREIEVKESLPKTRSGKIMRRLLKAWELGLPTGDTSSLEDD, encoded by the coding sequence ATGAAACTGGTTGACAAGCCTGCCAAATCCCAAAAGCGGGACAATTCAGCATCAACGGCTGGTGAAAACACAGGAGCGAAGAGCACTCCGGCTCGCGCTGAGCTGATCAAGAAGCCTGCACCTCGCGCCAATATCGAGAATTACGAGCAGGACTATCAGTCATTCAACTGGGACGATGCCAAAAAAGAGATTTCTTACTTTACCGGCGGAAAAATGAATGCGGCATACAACGCAGTCGACCGCCACATGCATGACGGCAGAAGGAATAAAGTCGCCCTCTACTCCGTTAATGCCGCCAACAAAATCGAAAAGCTGACATTCCAAGATATCTACGAACAGTCGAACAAAATGGGCAATGCCCTGAAAAAACTGGGCGTCAAAAAAGGCGATCGTGTCTTCGTTTTCCTCTCCCGTGTTCCTGAGCTGTACACCTCAACAATCGCTATCGCCAAAGTAGGCGCGATCGCAGGACCACTTTTCTCGGCCTTTGGTCCAGACGCTCTGCGCGACAGGCTTGTAGACAGCGAAGCAAAAATAATCATCACCAGCCCGGCACTCAAACCGAAGCTGGACGCCATCAGAAATCAACTGCCTGATCTGGAATATGTGATCGTTGTCGGCGGCGATAAATCTCAGCTCGGAGAGCGTGAATACACTTACGAAGAACTGGTCGAAAACGAGTCGACCAAACTGCAATGCGAACAGATGGACCCTGAAGATCCGCTCTATCTGCTCTACACATCAGGGACGACAGGCAGACCCAAAGGTGTTGTTCACGTTCACAACGACATCATCGGTCATCACATGACCTCCAAGTGGGTGCTTGACCTTCGCGATGATGACATCTACTGGTGTACAGCCGATCCCGGCTGGGTTACAGGCACCGTATATGGTATCTTCGGACCATGGTCACTGGGAGCCTCCGTCGTCAGCTACGAAGGCAGATTCGATGCCGCCAGCTGGTATGCATTGATCGACCGCCTGAAAGTGACCGTCTGGTACACCGCCCCAACTGCCTTGCGCATGCTGATGAAGGGTGGCGACGAGATCGTCTATCAACACAGCCTCGAAAGCCTGCGCCACATTCTCAGCGTCGGTGAACCTCTGAATGCAGAAGTTCTACGCTGGGGTCACAAAGTCTACGGACTGCCCATCCACGATACCTGGTGGCAGACTGAGACAGGCATGCAATTAATCGTTAATCTGCCCTGCAACCCCATCAAACCGGGCTCAATGGGCAAACCGCTGCCAGGCGTCTATGCCGCTATCGTCGACGACGACGGCGAAGAAGTGCCGCCCGGCAAAGAAGGAAAACTGGTCGTTCGCCCGGGCTGGCCTGCCATGCTGCGCGAAGTCTGGCGCAACGAAGAGAAGTACAAAGAATATTTCAAGATCCCGGGCTGGTACTTCAGCGGAGACAATGCGCTCAAAGACACAGACGGCTTCTTCTGGTTCATCGGACGCGCCGATGATGTCATCAACACAGCCGGTCACAGAGTTGGCCCGTTTGAAGTGGAATCAGCCCTGATCGAACACCCCTCGGTGATTGAAGCAGGCGTGATCGGTAAGCCGGATGCCGAACGCGGCGAAATCATCAAAGCTTTCGTTGTGTTGGCAAATGGCGTCCAGCAAACCAACGAACTGCTGGAAGAGATAAAAGAATTCACCAAGCGTCAACTGGCTGCACATGCCTATCCTAGAGAAATAGAGGTAAAAGAAAGTTTGCCCAAGACCCGCTCAGGCAAAATCATGAGACGGCTCCTCAAAGCGTGGGAATTGGGACTGCCTACTGGTGACACTTCGTCGCTGGAAGACGACTGA